One Nicotiana sylvestris chromosome 12, ASM39365v2, whole genome shotgun sequence genomic window carries:
- the LOC104238715 gene encoding phosphopantetheinyl transferase-like isoform X3, whose translation MQKRLNFYLLYAEKIQFLPVICRKDSSMPRGVFRMRLNCFSDSKFFSSSTPLAPIPLPSPKETHLWYVIPNEVKDQINSSIQPISLKFRKSIHGKPEVDWQHCDHCEPSPLHFNISHTSSLIACGVTMNSPIGIDVEAKQRTVKHNVLTLARRYFSEPELQVLAAIKDPHLQHQEFIKLWTLKEAYVKALGRGFSGAPFKTFTVRFGSGIGESPHLSRYSNTEASEISVDMFDDPSDLTSNWQFMLLELAGSHYAAICTEKDVTSEGNKSGPMKLTVRKTIPFVEDECVSGTEAVRVLCGF comes from the exons ATGCAGAAAAGATTAAATTTTTACCTGTTATATGCAGAAAAGATTCAATTTTTACCTGTTATATGCAGAAAAGATTCGTCTATGCCACGTGGGGTTTTCAGAATGAGGTTGAACTGTTTCAGTGATAGTAAATTCTTCAGTTCCTCAACCCCTTTGGCTCCTATTCCCCTCCCTTCTCCAAA GGAGACACATCTTTGGTATGTAATACCAAATGAAGTGAAGG ATCAGATAAATTCTTCGATCCAACCCATATCCCTCAAGTTTAGGAAGAGCATTCATGGGAAGCCTGAG GTAGATTGGCAACACTGTGATCATTGTGAGCCTTCTCCTTTGCATTTCAACATCTCACATACATCATCTCTGATAGCTTGTGGCGTTACAATGAATTCTCCT ATTGGCATCGACGTGGAAGCAAAGCAAAGGACAGTAAAGCACAATGTTTTGACTTTAGCTAGAAGATACTTCTCTGAACCTGAACTTCAAGTGTTGGCTGCTATTAAGGATCCCCATCTTCAACATCAGGAGTTTATCAAATTATGGACACTAAAG GAGGCATATGTGAAAGCACTGGGGAGAGGTTTCTCTGGTGCACCTTTCAAGACGTTTACAGTTCGTTTTGGGAGTGGTATTGGAGAAAGCCCTCACCTCTCTCGATATTCAAATACTGAG GCATCTGAAATATCAGTGGATATGTTTGACGATCCCAGTGATCTAACAAGCAATTGGCAGTTTATGCTCCTGGAGTTGGCCGGTTCACATTATGCTGCCATTTGCACAGAAAAGGATGTCACAAGTGAAG GTAATAAGAGTGGTCCTATGAAGTTAACAGTCAGAAAGACGATTCCATTTGTTGAAGACGAGTGTGTTTCTGGAACAGAGGCAGTTCGTGTACTTTGTGGCTTTTAG
- the LOC104238715 gene encoding phosphopantetheinyl transferase-like isoform X1, translating into MQKRLNFYLLYAEKIQFLPVICRKDSSMPRGVFRMRLNCFSDSKFFSSSTPLAPIPLPSPKETHLWYVIPNEVKGESLLNKYMEILSPCEKENVFSMRGDEQRKSALLARTLVRTTIARYQINSSIQPISLKFRKSIHGKPEVDWQHCDHCEPSPLHFNISHTSSLIACGVTMNSPIGIDVEAKQRTVKHNVLTLARRYFSEPELQVLAAIKDPHLQHQEFIKLWTLKEAYVKALGRGFSGAPFKTFTVRFGSGIGESPHLSRYSNTEASEISVDMFDDPSDLTSNWQFMLLELAGSHYAAICTEKDVTSEGNKSGPMKLTVRKTIPFVEDECVSGTEAVRVLCGF; encoded by the exons ATGCAGAAAAGATTAAATTTTTACCTGTTATATGCAGAAAAGATTCAATTTTTACCTGTTATATGCAGAAAAGATTCGTCTATGCCACGTGGGGTTTTCAGAATGAGGTTGAACTGTTTCAGTGATAGTAAATTCTTCAGTTCCTCAACCCCTTTGGCTCCTATTCCCCTCCCTTCTCCAAA GGAGACACATCTTTGGTATGTAATACCAAATGAAGTGAAGGGTGAGTCTCTTTTGAACAAATATATGGAAATTTTATCACCATGTGAGAAAGAAAATGTGTTTAGTATGCGTGGAGATGAGCAGAGAAAAAGTGCTTTACTTGCCCGTACGTTGGTTAGAACCACCATTGCAAGAT ATCAGATAAATTCTTCGATCCAACCCATATCCCTCAAGTTTAGGAAGAGCATTCATGGGAAGCCTGAG GTAGATTGGCAACACTGTGATCATTGTGAGCCTTCTCCTTTGCATTTCAACATCTCACATACATCATCTCTGATAGCTTGTGGCGTTACAATGAATTCTCCT ATTGGCATCGACGTGGAAGCAAAGCAAAGGACAGTAAAGCACAATGTTTTGACTTTAGCTAGAAGATACTTCTCTGAACCTGAACTTCAAGTGTTGGCTGCTATTAAGGATCCCCATCTTCAACATCAGGAGTTTATCAAATTATGGACACTAAAG GAGGCATATGTGAAAGCACTGGGGAGAGGTTTCTCTGGTGCACCTTTCAAGACGTTTACAGTTCGTTTTGGGAGTGGTATTGGAGAAAGCCCTCACCTCTCTCGATATTCAAATACTGAG GCATCTGAAATATCAGTGGATATGTTTGACGATCCCAGTGATCTAACAAGCAATTGGCAGTTTATGCTCCTGGAGTTGGCCGGTTCACATTATGCTGCCATTTGCACAGAAAAGGATGTCACAAGTGAAG GTAATAAGAGTGGTCCTATGAAGTTAACAGTCAGAAAGACGATTCCATTTGTTGAAGACGAGTGTGTTTCTGGAACAGAGGCAGTTCGTGTACTTTGTGGCTTTTAG
- the LOC104238715 gene encoding uncharacterized protein isoform X2 encodes MPRGVFRMRLNCFSDSKFFSSSTPLAPIPLPSPKETHLWYVIPNEVKGESLLNKYMEILSPCEKENVFSMRGDEQRKSALLARTLVRTTIARYQINSSIQPISLKFRKSIHGKPEVDWQHCDHCEPSPLHFNISHTSSLIACGVTMNSPIGIDVEAKQRTVKHNVLTLARRYFSEPELQVLAAIKDPHLQHQEFIKLWTLKEAYVKALGRGFSGAPFKTFTVRFGSGIGESPHLSRYSNTEASEISVDMFDDPSDLTSNWQFMLLELAGSHYAAICTEKDVTSEGNKSGPMKLTVRKTIPFVEDECVSGTEAVRVLCGF; translated from the exons ATGCCACGTGGGGTTTTCAGAATGAGGTTGAACTGTTTCAGTGATAGTAAATTCTTCAGTTCCTCAACCCCTTTGGCTCCTATTCCCCTCCCTTCTCCAAA GGAGACACATCTTTGGTATGTAATACCAAATGAAGTGAAGGGTGAGTCTCTTTTGAACAAATATATGGAAATTTTATCACCATGTGAGAAAGAAAATGTGTTTAGTATGCGTGGAGATGAGCAGAGAAAAAGTGCTTTACTTGCCCGTACGTTGGTTAGAACCACCATTGCAAGAT ATCAGATAAATTCTTCGATCCAACCCATATCCCTCAAGTTTAGGAAGAGCATTCATGGGAAGCCTGAG GTAGATTGGCAACACTGTGATCATTGTGAGCCTTCTCCTTTGCATTTCAACATCTCACATACATCATCTCTGATAGCTTGTGGCGTTACAATGAATTCTCCT ATTGGCATCGACGTGGAAGCAAAGCAAAGGACAGTAAAGCACAATGTTTTGACTTTAGCTAGAAGATACTTCTCTGAACCTGAACTTCAAGTGTTGGCTGCTATTAAGGATCCCCATCTTCAACATCAGGAGTTTATCAAATTATGGACACTAAAG GAGGCATATGTGAAAGCACTGGGGAGAGGTTTCTCTGGTGCACCTTTCAAGACGTTTACAGTTCGTTTTGGGAGTGGTATTGGAGAAAGCCCTCACCTCTCTCGATATTCAAATACTGAG GCATCTGAAATATCAGTGGATATGTTTGACGATCCCAGTGATCTAACAAGCAATTGGCAGTTTATGCTCCTGGAGTTGGCCGGTTCACATTATGCTGCCATTTGCACAGAAAAGGATGTCACAAGTGAAG GTAATAAGAGTGGTCCTATGAAGTTAACAGTCAGAAAGACGATTCCATTTGTTGAAGACGAGTGTGTTTCTGGAACAGAGGCAGTTCGTGTACTTTGTGGCTTTTAG
- the LOC104238715 gene encoding uncharacterized protein isoform X4 — MEILSPCEKENVFSMRGDEQRKSALLARTLVRTTIARYQINSSIQPISLKFRKSIHGKPEVDWQHCDHCEPSPLHFNISHTSSLIACGVTMNSPIGIDVEAKQRTVKHNVLTLARRYFSEPELQVLAAIKDPHLQHQEFIKLWTLKEAYVKALGRGFSGAPFKTFTVRFGSGIGESPHLSRYSNTEASEISVDMFDDPSDLTSNWQFMLLELAGSHYAAICTEKDVTSEGNKSGPMKLTVRKTIPFVEDECVSGTEAVRVLCGF; from the exons ATGGAAATTTTATCACCATGTGAGAAAGAAAATGTGTTTAGTATGCGTGGAGATGAGCAGAGAAAAAGTGCTTTACTTGCCCGTACGTTGGTTAGAACCACCATTGCAAGAT ATCAGATAAATTCTTCGATCCAACCCATATCCCTCAAGTTTAGGAAGAGCATTCATGGGAAGCCTGAG GTAGATTGGCAACACTGTGATCATTGTGAGCCTTCTCCTTTGCATTTCAACATCTCACATACATCATCTCTGATAGCTTGTGGCGTTACAATGAATTCTCCT ATTGGCATCGACGTGGAAGCAAAGCAAAGGACAGTAAAGCACAATGTTTTGACTTTAGCTAGAAGATACTTCTCTGAACCTGAACTTCAAGTGTTGGCTGCTATTAAGGATCCCCATCTTCAACATCAGGAGTTTATCAAATTATGGACACTAAAG GAGGCATATGTGAAAGCACTGGGGAGAGGTTTCTCTGGTGCACCTTTCAAGACGTTTACAGTTCGTTTTGGGAGTGGTATTGGAGAAAGCCCTCACCTCTCTCGATATTCAAATACTGAG GCATCTGAAATATCAGTGGATATGTTTGACGATCCCAGTGATCTAACAAGCAATTGGCAGTTTATGCTCCTGGAGTTGGCCGGTTCACATTATGCTGCCATTTGCACAGAAAAGGATGTCACAAGTGAAG GTAATAAGAGTGGTCCTATGAAGTTAACAGTCAGAAAGACGATTCCATTTGTTGAAGACGAGTGTGTTTCTGGAACAGAGGCAGTTCGTGTACTTTGTGGCTTTTAG